The DNA sequence GAGGAGGACGAAGGCGGCGTGGCCGACGAGGATAAGGACGAATTCTACGAGGAGGCCGTTCGCCTGGTCGTGGAGTCCGGCCAGGCCTCCATCTCCATGCTCCAGCGCAAGCTCCGAGTGGGCTACAACCGCGCCGCCCGCATGGTCGACATCATGGAAATCGAGGGCATCGTCGGCTCCTCCGATGGCTACAAGCCCCGCGAGGTCCTGGTGGACGTCTCTCCCTATTAACGAGGCGCCTCTCCCCCACCTCCGCTCGCCACCTAAAAAAACGCCGCGTTCCGCGGCGTTTTTTATTCTAGCTATGGTTCCCGCCGCCCCCAAAGGGGCCCGAGCTCCCGTAGAGCGCCTCGCGCACCGAGGCGTACACATCCCGGTGCGCCAGCTCCGAGAATCCCTGCCAGAAGGTTTTGACATCACGGCGACTCGAATCGGGAAAGGTGTCGCAGACCGGACAGGCCACCGGTGCCAGGCCCACCTCCTCGACCCAGGCCTCGATCTTGCGCTCTTCCACCAGAATCAGCGGGCGAATCGTGGTCACCGGGTGGGTCTCCGCCGGGGTGGCCGGTTTGAGCGGGTCCAGGCGGCTGCCAAAAAGCAGGTTCAAAAAGTACGTCTCCACCGCGTCGTCCAGGTGGTGGCCCATCGCCAGCTTGGTGTAGCCCCGCTCGGCACAGTGAGCATTGAGGATGCCCCGGCGCATGCGCCCACAGATCGCACAGGGGATCTGCCCGGGCTTCAGCATGCTCTGCACCACCGAATGCGTATCGCGGTCAATAATCTCCAGCGCTACCCCCAGACGAGTCATCGCCTGCTGGAGTCCCTGACGGTCAAAGCCGGGTTGATTCTGATCCAGGTGAATCAACGTGACCTGAATATCAAAGTCATCTCGGGCTGCGATCTCCAGCATCGCGGCGGCCAGCAGCAGGGAATCTTTCCCCCCGGAGATCCCCACGGCAACGTGGTCCCCGGGCACCACCAGCTCAAAATCTCGCAGCGCACGCTCCACGAGTTTCATCACCGGGCGACTCACCGGCGGACGTTCGACAGAAGAAAGAGGGGCAGCGCTCATGATGGGCTCGGGGCTGACGAGGTAAACCGGGGTAGAAACCACGGCGGGAGTTCGGCGGCGAATTCTACCGGGCGCCCCTCCCGGTGCAAGCCTCGCGCGCGCCTATACGTACCCCGGCGATGCGGGTAAAGTGTCTCCCGACCCGGCCATTCCTGGCCCGCCCTGTTCTGGACCACGCACCTGGAGGAGTTCGATGTCCGACGCCATCATCTGTCCCCAATGCCAGACCGCTCACTACGCCGACGAGCCCTACTGCGAGAACTGCGGCGCCGATATGAGCACGGCGATGCGCGCGACCGACGAAGATCCCTTCGCCTTTGAAGAGATCGCTCCGGTCCCGGAGTCGAACGCCGCCGATCAAAGCGATGACGCCCTGGAACTGACAGAAATCCCGGTCGAGCCTCTGGAGGCCGTCGACGCCGAGCCTCTGGAGCTCGCCGAAGTTCCGGTGGAGCCCCTCGCCCCCGCGGCGCCTCAGGGTTTGGAGAAGTCCGGCTACGAAGAGTTCCCCGAAGTCTCCGTGGAAGCCGAACTGGCCGGCGATGACGATATCGTGTTCGATGCCCCCGTCGACGAGCCCTTCGAGAGCCTGGCCCCCCCGGCGGCCCCCCTGGACGCTCCTTTCAACCAAGAAAACAACGACTCGCTGGCCCCGGCGGCGGACGCACCGGCCGAGTTTGATAACGAACTGCCGGAGGCCGCGCCGGTCGCCACCATCGAGGCCCATCGCACCACGCCGCGCCACACCACGCAGGTCGAGCCCCTGCCCTCCCCGGGAACCTACGAAGAGCCCGCCCTGCTCACGCTCTACCGAGATCAGAAGGCCCTGGAAACCTACGCCATTGAGCTCGACACGCTGCTGATCGGCCGGGGCGAATCCGCAGACGATGACGAGCCGGCGCCCGAGGCAGCCTACTCCCCGCACATCGACCTCGCCCCCTACGGCAGCGAGGAGGTGGCCCGGCGCCAGGTGGCCATTTACCGCCAGCATAAAAACTACATCGTGTACAACCTGGCGGCCCGGGGCACCCAGTTCAACGACGAGCTTCTGGGCCTCGGCGAGCGCCGTCGCCTCTCCGAGGGCGACACGCTGGTGATCGCCGAAAAGGTCGCCCTGCGCTTCTCGCTGCCGGCCTGATCCCGCACGCCCGGTGGTGCCGGGTCGTTGAGCGCCCCTGAGCCCGGCGCGCCATGTGCGCGCCGGGCTTTTTTTGCGCGGCTCCTCCTTAAGGCTCCCTGCATGTCATTCCCCGATCAAAAAAAAGCCCCGGGCAATGCCCGGGGCTCTTTTAGGTTCTTGAAGCGATGCCGCTGCCCCTTACTCGGCCTGCGCAGCTTCCAGAGCGGCCTGACCCAGGTCGATGGTCGCCTGTACCGAAGCCGGCACACCGCTGAAGTCCAGTACGCTCTCCTGTGCGATTTCGACCGCGCGGGCCGGGAAGAGCCCCAGGTACAGGGTCATCAGCGCACACACCACCATCGCAACCTTCGGACCGGTGTGGTCCAGCGGGCGGAAGACGCGCTTCTCGGGCTTCATGTACATGTAGATCAAAACCTTCAGGTAGTAGTACACGCCGGCCACGCTGCTGAGCACCCCGAGGATCGCCAGGCCGATGAAAGCAAACTCATCGGTTTGCATGCCCACATCGATCGCCGAGCGGAAGATGTAGAACTTGCCCAGGAAGCCCGCCGTCGGCGGGATCCCCGCCGCCGAGAAGATGCTGACGGCCATCACAAGCCCCATCATCGGGTACTTGATGCCCAGCTGTCCCAGGTCTTCGAAGGTCTCGACCGCCTCACCACGACGACCGAAGTACGAGAGCACGGCAAAGGCGCCGATCGTACCGAAGGTATAGGCCACCAGGTAAAAGAGGATGGCGTCGTTGTGCAAAAAGAAGCGCGGGTGCGCGTTGGCCGCAGTAAAGCCCACCAGCAGGTAGCCAGCGTGGGCGATCGATGAGTAGGCCAACATGCGCTTGACGTTGTTCTGCACCAGCGCCACCACGTTCCCCAGCACCATCGAGAAGGCCGAAAGCGCAAACGCAATGTCGATCCAACCGTAGCCAAAGAAGCCACCACGCAGCGAATCGAGCGGGAAGGCCACCACAAACACGCGCAGCATTCCGGCAAAGGCAATGGCCTTTACGGCGGTGGCCATGAAACCGACCACCGGCGTGGGGCTACCCGTGTACACATCCGGGGTCCAGATGTGGAAAGGCACCGCGGCGACCTTAAACGCAAAGCCGCTGAAGATCAGAAGCACGCCGAACATCGCCAGACCAAAGCCCTGGTGCTGGCCCTCACCACCTTCGAGGTAGTAAAGGTTCTGCGCGATCATCTCCAGGTTGGTCGTGCCGGTGGCGCCGTAGATCATCGCGATGCCGTAAAGCATCAGCGCCGCGGAGAACGCCCCGAGCACAAAGTACTTCATCGAGGCTTCGGCGCTGCGCGAGTCTTCGCGCAAGAAGCCCGCCAGCACGTAGATCGGGATCGACATGACCTCAAAGGCGATGAAGAGGCTCAGCAAATCAGCTGAGCCCGCCATAAAGATCATGCCCGTGACGCTGAAGAGCACCAGCAGGTAGTACTCCCCGCGGTCCATCTTGTGGCTGCGCAACACCGCCGGCGAGCAAAGAATCGCCAGCGCACCACTGATCGACGCCAGCGCCGAGAAGAAGAGCGCAAAGCGGTCCAGGTAGAGCATCCCGAAGAAGGTCGGCGCTTCCAGCGGGCTATCCCACAGGTACCAGCAGCTCGCCGCGGCCACGCCCAGCCCGATGACCGAGAAGTAGGCCAGGTAATCACGCGGCGTCCCCTTGCGGTGGAAGACGTCGATGATGATGAACGCCAGAGCCACCAGCGTGACGATGATGCCGGGGACGATCGCGGCAAACTCCGCGCCCTGCGGGGGCGCGAGCATCGCGAGCGTGTTCAATGTCGAGAGCAATTGCATGGTCATTACATCCGTCTCAGCAGCTACGGCGCAGAGATTCGCGCCGAGTTAACGTCCGGGCGCACGTTCGTGCGGCTTACCGACGCTCCTTGGCCAGATCGATCATCGAACCCTGGGGCACCCAGCTCGGGTCAAGGGGCTCGACCACGACCGTATTGGTCTCGGTGACGTTCTGGTCCATGTAGGTCAAAAACTGGTGAATCGAGGGGTCCATCCGGCTCAGGAAAAACTTGGGGAAGACGCCCATAAACACCGCCATCAGCACGATGGGCACCAGCACACCGATCTCGCGGGCGCTCAGGCGCGGCATCTTCGCGACCTCATCGTGAACCACCGCGCCAAACATCACGCGCTTGAACATCCACAGCAGGTAGGCCGCACCCAGGATGACACCCGAGGTCGCCACGATGGTGAAGATAAAGGCGGTGATTTCCGGACCGGCCTGGCGGGCCGAGCCAATGGCCACATCGGTCATCGCGGTCAACTCGTAGACCCCGTAACCACTGCCGCCGGCTCCACGCACGTAACCAAAGGGCGTATCAAACCACAGGAAGTGGCTGCGGGAGGTCCCCATGATGCTCAGGAATTCGCCCACGAAGCCGTTGAGCCCCGGCAGACCCGCCGACGCAAAGGTGATGACCATGAAGAGCGCCGCGAATACCGGCATCACCTTGGCCACACCGCCGAAGTCCGCGATCTGACGAGAGTGACGGCGTTCGTAGATCACGCCCACGCACAGGAAGAGGCCGCCGGTGGCGATCCCGTGCGCCAGCATCACATACATCGCGCCGCTGAGCCCCTGGGGCGTCATCGCCACCAGACCCAACACGCAGAATCCCAGGTGGCTCACCGAGGAGTATGCGACCAGCTTTTTGACGTCGTCCTGCACCAGCGCGACGATCGCCCCGTACACGATGCCGATCACCGAGAGCACCGCGATGTAGGGCGCGAAGGTCTTCAGCGCATCCGGGAAGAGCGGAAAGGCGTAGCGCAGAATCCCGTAGGTCCCCATCTTCAGCATGACCGCAGCCAGGATCACCGAGCCGGCCGTCGGGGCCTGAACGTGCGCCAGGGGCAACCAGGTGTGGAAGGGGAAGAGCGGCACCTTGATCGCAAAGGCCAGGAAGAAGGCCGCGAACAACCAGAACTGCTCGGTGGCCGAGAACTCCGCGGCCAGAATGTCGGTGTAAAGGAACGAGAAGGTCCCCGTCTGACCGCCGGCCTGGAAGTACACGTACATGATGGCCAGCAGCATCAGAATCGAGCCCAGCATCGTGTAGATGAAGAAGGTCGCCGCGGCTTTCACGCGCTCGGCCCCACCCCACACGCCGATGATGAAGTACATCGGGATGAGCATCACTTCCCAGAAGATGTAGAAGAGGAACACATCGGTGGCCACCAGG is a window from the Lujinxingia litoralis genome containing:
- a CDS encoding tRNA 2-thiocytidine biosynthesis TtcA family protein, which codes for MSAAPLSSVERPPVSRPVMKLVERALRDFELVVPGDHVAVGISGGKDSLLLAAAMLEIAARDDFDIQVTLIHLDQNQPGFDRQGLQQAMTRLGVALEIIDRDTHSVVQSMLKPGQIPCAICGRMRRGILNAHCAERGYTKLAMGHHLDDAVETYFLNLLFGSRLDPLKPATPAETHPVTTIRPLILVEERKIEAWVEEVGLAPVACPVCDTFPDSSRRDVKTFWQGFSELAHRDVYASVREALYGSSGPFGGGGNHS
- a CDS encoding FHA domain-containing protein; its protein translation is MSDAIICPQCQTAHYADEPYCENCGADMSTAMRATDEDPFAFEEIAPVPESNAADQSDDALELTEIPVEPLEAVDAEPLELAEVPVEPLAPAAPQGLEKSGYEEFPEVSVEAELAGDDDIVFDAPVDEPFESLAPPAAPLDAPFNQENNDSLAPAADAPAEFDNELPEAAPVATIEAHRTTPRHTTQVEPLPSPGTYEEPALLTLYRDQKALETYAIELDTLLIGRGESADDDEPAPEAAYSPHIDLAPYGSEEVARRQVAIYRQHKNYIVYNLAARGTQFNDELLGLGERRRLSEGDTLVIAEKVALRFSLPA
- a CDS encoding NADH-quinone oxidoreductase subunit N; translated protein: MTMQLLSTLNTLAMLAPPQGAEFAAIVPGIIVTLVALAFIIIDVFHRKGTPRDYLAYFSVIGLGVAAASCWYLWDSPLEAPTFFGMLYLDRFALFFSALASISGALAILCSPAVLRSHKMDRGEYYLLVLFSVTGMIFMAGSADLLSLFIAFEVMSIPIYVLAGFLREDSRSAEASMKYFVLGAFSAALMLYGIAMIYGATGTTNLEMIAQNLYYLEGGEGQHQGFGLAMFGVLLIFSGFAFKVAAVPFHIWTPDVYTGSPTPVVGFMATAVKAIAFAGMLRVFVVAFPLDSLRGGFFGYGWIDIAFALSAFSMVLGNVVALVQNNVKRMLAYSSIAHAGYLLVGFTAANAHPRFFLHNDAILFYLVAYTFGTIGAFAVLSYFGRRGEAVETFEDLGQLGIKYPMMGLVMAVSIFSAAGIPPTAGFLGKFYIFRSAIDVGMQTDEFAFIGLAILGVLSSVAGVYYYLKVLIYMYMKPEKRVFRPLDHTGPKVAMVVCALMTLYLGLFPARAVEIAQESVLDFSGVPASVQATIDLGQAALEAAQAE
- a CDS encoding complex I subunit 4 family protein — translated: MVQLTNIFSALVGNPLLAQAANVGEGGIPWLTLTTFGPLLGILALLLIPRDQVQVLRNVALLTTLGVFAVSMGILVLFNPSVPMAAGEAFTFQLTEGPYEWIPSLGVSYSLGIDGFSYWIVLLTTFLMPLAVWSTYSAVHKNVKEYMICLLFLEVGMIGALVATDVFLFYIFWEVMLIPMYFIIGVWGGAERVKAAATFFIYTMLGSILMLLAIMYVYFQAGGQTGTFSFLYTDILAAEFSATEQFWLFAAFFLAFAIKVPLFPFHTWLPLAHVQAPTAGSVILAAVMLKMGTYGILRYAFPLFPDALKTFAPYIAVLSVIGIVYGAIVALVQDDVKKLVAYSSVSHLGFCVLGLVAMTPQGLSGAMYVMLAHGIATGGLFLCVGVIYERRHSRQIADFGGVAKVMPVFAALFMVITFASAGLPGLNGFVGEFLSIMGTSRSHFLWFDTPFGYVRGAGGSGYGVYELTAMTDVAIGSARQAGPEITAFIFTIVATSGVILGAAYLLWMFKRVMFGAVVHDEVAKMPRLSAREIGVLVPIVLMAVFMGVFPKFFLSRMDPSIHQFLTYMDQNVTETNTVVVEPLDPSWVPQGSMIDLAKERR